A region from the Salvia splendens isolate huo1 chromosome 15, SspV2, whole genome shotgun sequence genome encodes:
- the LOC121769343 gene encoding 14-3-3-like protein GF14 iota: MSTEKERETHVYLAKLAEQAERYDEMVESMKNVALLDIELSVDERNLLSVGYKNVIGSRRASWRIMSSIEQKEESKGHDNNVKLIKEYRLKVENELSKICHDILAVIDKHLIPTSASAEATVFFHKMKGDYCRYLAEFKVDQEKKEAADLSLKGYEAASAIANTDLPSTHPIRLGLALNFSVFYYEIMNSPERACHLAKQAFDEAIADLDTLSEESYKDSTLIMQLLRDNLTLWTSDLPEDGEENVNADESKPAEAEN, from the exons AAATGGTGGAAAGCATGAAAAATGTTGCATTGCTAGATATTGAGCTGTCTGTAGATGAAAGAAACCTACTTTCTGTGGGTTACAAGAATGTGATTGGTTCTCGTAGAGCTTCGTGGAGAATCATGTCTTCCATTGAGCAGAAGGAAGAGTCCAAGGGGCATGACAACAATGTCAAGCTCATTAAGGAGTATCGTCTCAAAGTTGAGAATGAGCTGTCCAAGATTTGCCACGACATACTGGCTGTCATCGACAAGCATCTCATTCCCACTTCTGCATCAGCTGAAGCAACTGTTTTCTTCCACAAGAT GAAAGGTGATTACTGTCGCTACCTTGCTGAGTTCAAGGTTGATCAAGAAAAGAAAGAGGCAGCGGATCTGTCCCTCAAGGGCTACGAG GCTGCATCTGCCATCGCAAATACAGATCTGCCCTCTACCCATCCTATCCGTCTTGGTCTTGCTTTGAACTTTTCAGTGTTCTACTACGAGATCATGAATTCACCCGAAAG GGCGTGCCATTTGGCTAAGCAAGCATTTGACGAGGCCATTGCTGATTTGGACACTCTGAGTGAAGAGTCTTACAAAGATAGCACTTTGATTATGCAGCTTTTGAGAGATAACCTCACTCTCTGGACCTCTGATTTGCCAGAAGATG GGGAGGAGAATGTGAATGCTGATGAATCCAAACCAGCAGAAGCTGAG AATTAA